The Caproicibacterium amylolyticum genome includes the window TTTTCAGGAGCAGTGCACCACAAATCAACTTGACAGCAATTACATAGACGGGCGTCAGAAGGCACAATCCAAGCGGAACGCCGGCTGCTAGGCCAAAGAGAATAGTGAACGGCAGAAAGCCGACCAGCATTTTCAACAGAAAATAACAGTAGTTAGAAAGTGTGTAAGCCTTAGCGTCCATGCGCATTAAAACCAACGCATAATATTTGTCTTTTGTAGGTTCAAACATATGCGTATTCAGCACACCGCCCACAAGTGTCAGAAACAAAAACAGGTGCAGCATGGTGTCAGGCTTTGGCGACTTCATAAAAGAAAGTACCGAAAAAATCATAGCGGCAAGGTAAATGAGTTTTCCTAAAAATACAGAAACAAACTCCACAATGCCGCTGATAACGCCTGCAAAAATTTTTAGCCCATAGCAGGAATAAAGCGAATCCGGCAGCAGTTTCTTTAATATGGGAAATTGCTTGAGAGAATATAGGATACTGTTCGTACGGTATGTGTTTTTTAGACGAAAAGAGATTTTAAATGCTTCAAACATCTTCTTCTCCTTTCAGTGCAGCGATGATTTTATCTTTAAACTCTGTATTATCCAGATTTTCTTTCTGAATTTCCTCCAAAACGCCTTGATTCAGAATTACAATTTCATCGCATAGATCCAAAGCCAGTTCCATAATGTGCGTGGAAAAAATAATAATGTGGTCTTTTTTAATTTGCCGCAGCAGCAGCTTCATTTCGTCTGCAACCACCACATCAAATGAAGTGAGCGGTTCATCCAGAAGCAGGATAGCAGGATTGGCAATGAAATTCACCAGCATCTGCATTTTATTTTTCATGCCATGCGAATAGTCTTTCAACAGTTTGTCACGGTCATCTTTCGCAATCTTCATCAGGTCGAAGTAGTCATCCAGTGATTTTTTGTTTGGAATTCTTTTGGAGTTAATGTCCGTAAAGAATTTTAAGAATTCTCTGCCCGTTAAAAACTCTGGAACAACGGGTGTGGAAAGTACATAACCGATATCTTCAGCCTGTACAGTACGTTCATTACCGTTTTCCTCAATGAAAAAAGAACCGCCGTCCGGCTTTAAATCTTCATTTATACAATTAAAAAAAGTTGTTTTGCCTGCGCCATTTCGCCCCAGCAGACCATAGATCTTTCCTCTTTCAAAGGTAAAACTAACCCTTTTCAAAACTTCTTTATTGTCAAAATTCTTTTTTAAATCCCGAATAATTAGTTGCATTTTATAAATCCTTCCACATTCTTCCCGGCTTTCCGGTGCCTCTCTTTTTGCTGTTTCCTCTGCTAAATCGCAATTACAGTATGGAATTTAACAAGTAAAATTCACATAACTTTACTATGATAACAAAATAACCGGTGATTATCAAGAACCAAAAAGGCAAAAAATTCCCGGCCGACTAGTAAAAATCGTCAGCCAGGAATTTTAGATTTGCAAAGATTAAAAAGCGATAACGGCACTGCTGCAGGACGGCAGAAGCAGATTTGTACCGATGGATTTAACTGCTTCCATATTTTTCAGCAAAAGTTCTTCTGCCGGTGCAATCAAAGGAAGTGTTACAGAATCCACCCCAAAGTTTGCGGCTACCAGAACACAGGTGTCCCCCACTTTGCGGTAGTACGCAAATACAGATGGCTGGTCCTGATAAGCTGGTGCAAAGCGTCCTTCTGTAAAGACCTCTTTCCAGCGGTCAGATTTGTGCAGGGCAATCAGCCGACGGTAATAATTCAGTACAGAGTCCGCTCTGCCAGTCTGCTCTGCCACATTGATTTCTGTATAGTTTGGATTCACTTTCAGCCACGGTTTGCCGGAAGTAAAACCGGAATTTACGCTGCTGCACCACTGCATAGGGGTACGTGCATTGTCACGGCTCTTGTGGAAGCAGGCGTTTAAAGCATCTTCAGCAGATACGCCGTCTGCCAATGCTGCAGTATATTGATTTTTTGTACCAATGTCATCGTAGTCCTCGATGGAACCCATTGGACAGTTTCGCATGCCGATTTCCTGACCCTGATACAGGAACGGGATACCCCGCAGCAGCAGGTTTACCGTTGCCAGCATTTTTACGCCCGCTTCATTTTGTGCGTAATCCGGGAGGAAGCGGCTGGCGCCTCGCGGTTCGTCGTGATTTTCAATGATATTGGCAAGGAAGCAGATGTCCTGACACTTCAGTTGTGAAGCAAAGACTGCGTTCCGCAGAGCATGAAAATCGACCGGACTGGTGTCCAGCCATGTACGATTTCCGGCTACACACTCTGCAGAAAAGTCGAACATCGTGGAGAAATGGCCGCTTTCACCGACAAATTCCCGCAGCTCATCTTCTTTCATATTAAATACTTCTGCAACTGTGAAAGCATCCTGCTTCGCAAAAGTATGTTCTTTAAGTTCTTCCAGCAGTTCCCCTACTCCGCTGACTTCGTCAATCATTTTGGATACGGCAGCAAGTCCATCATTGCCGTCCGGCGGAAAACTAGGAAAAGCCGTGTCTTTTTTTATATTGATAATTGCATCTATACGGAACCCGGCAACGCCTTTATTAAGCCACCAATTTACCATATCATAAATTTTTTGCTTAACAGTTGGATTTTCCCAATTTAGATCTGGTTGTTCTTTTGCGAACATATGCAGATAATACTTATCCGTACCGGGAATCGGCTCCCATGCACTGCCGCCAAAGTAAGAGCGGTAGTTGCTTGGCGGATTTCCGTTTTTGCCTTTTACAAAGTAAAAGTAATCCGCATATTTCCCGTCTGGTTCGGCCAGTGCTTTCTGAAACCACTCATGCTTATCAGAGCAGTGGTTGACAACCAGATCCATAATTAGGTACATTCCGCGCTTTTTGGTTTCTTCCAGCAGTTCGTCAAAGTCTTCCATTGTGCCAAACTCCGGCGCAATCTTGTAGTAATCGGAAATATCATAGCCCTCGTCAACAAACGGCGAAGCGTAAATTGGGGAAAGCCAGAGGATATCAATGCCAAGTTCCTTTAAATAGTCCAGCTTATTGATAATGCCACGCAAATCGCCAATGCCGTCTCCGTTTGTGTCGCAAAAGCTTTTCGGATAAATCTGATATGCTACTTTATCATGCCACCACTTTTTTTCCATGTGTTACAACCCCTTTCTGTGATAATTACAGTATACCCGTACAGAAAGCGACTTTCTTCCGCAATCTTGAGAAAAAGTTACGCTATTTTGACCTCTTTGCCTGCTTGCGAAAAGCGGAGGGCGGCATTCCCGCCATATCTTGAAAGCGCTTAATGAAGTAACCAATGTTTTCATATCCGCAGCAGGCAGCGATATCAATGACTTTGCTGTCCGTTTCCAGTAGAAGCTGTTTAGCATGCTCAACGCGTATTGTGTTGAGATAGGCAGTCAGTGTGCAGCCGGTCATTTTGCGAAAATAGCGGCAGAAATACTGCGGATTCATTCCGGCGATTTTTGCGGCATCCTCTACGGTGATTTTTTGTGAATAGGAACCACGCAAAAAGGTCAAAACCTTTTTAATTGTTTCAATCTGATACGTGTCGTTTTTCTTTGGCCGTGATTCCTGCTGAAAGCAGTTCTGTTCGTAAAGGCAGGCGATCATTTGATAAAGTCCGGCCTTTACCTGTAAACATGCGCCAATGCCCTCTTTTTCTGATGCGTACAGTGCATGGAGATATGCGGCAGCCAGCTGATTCCACACAGGGCTGTTTGCCTGAACCAAGCGCGGGAACTGAATTTGATTTTCAATCAGCGGATGAATAATTTTATACTGGACTGCATCAAAATTTTCAAAGCTCAGCATTTTCAGATCAAAAACGAAAGCACTTTCGCGCAGTCCCCGTACCAGCCGGAGAGAATGAATTTCTTCCGGCATGAGAAACAGCATCGCCGGTGCTTCCACTCTGTATGTCTGCATATTTACGTTCATCTCAAAAGCGCCTTCATGCAAAAAAATAATTTCTGCTTCATTGTGCCAGTGCAGCGTTACATCCAGTCGGTTTTCTCCATTCCACCGGTAGCTGGCAAACGGAAAGCTGACAGTTCCGTGCGGTGTCTGCTCTTTTAGAGACTGTTTGTTTTCCATTATGGCTCTTTCTGCCGCAAAGGCGGCAATATCTTTTTTTATATTCTAATAAAAGAAAAGTGTCAAGTCAAGAATGCATAACGGACAATCCGGTATACATAAAACTTTTATGAAGGAAAGGAGGAAACAGCGCTGGTACATATCCATATACACAAACCGGTAGATTTAAAAGCTGCACAGGAACTGCAAAAGAAAGCCGCGATGTTGCATGCACACGCGGCGGCAGCATATCTGCAAAGGCAAAAGTGGACGGACACGCAAAAAGAACAGATATGGAATGCTCTTGCTGAAAAAGCAAAACAGTAAAAGAAAAACCGGCGCCCTTTTGCTGCCGGCTTTTCTTTTACGGAAAGGTGGATTGGCAAAGGTGCCTGTGGAAATTGCGGTTTATTCGCGAAAATCCCGTTTTACCGGAAAAGGCGAAAGTATCGAAAACCAAATAGGGCTTTGCCGCCAATATATCCAACTGCATTTCGGTGATAACGTGCGTCTGCACATTTACGAAGACGAAGGATATTCTGGTGGAAATACTGACCGCCCGATGTTTAAGCAAATGATCAGGGATGCCAAAAATAAAGTCTTTGCGATTTTGG containing:
- a CDS encoding ATP-binding cassette domain-containing protein; its protein translation is MQLIIRDLKKNFDNKEVLKRVSFTFERGKIYGLLGRNGAGKTTFFNCINEDLKPDGGSFFIEENGNERTVQAEDIGYVLSTPVVPEFLTGREFLKFFTDINSKRIPNKKSLDDYFDLMKIAKDDRDKLLKDYSHGMKNKMQMLVNFIANPAILLLDEPLTSFDVVVADEMKLLLRQIKKDHIIIFSTHIMELALDLCDEIVILNQGVLEEIQKENLDNTEFKDKIIAALKGEEDV
- a CDS encoding alpha-glucosidase, whose translation is MEKKWWHDKVAYQIYPKSFCDTNGDGIGDLRGIINKLDYLKELGIDILWLSPIYASPFVDEGYDISDYYKIAPEFGTMEDFDELLEETKKRGMYLIMDLVVNHCSDKHEWFQKALAEPDGKYADYFYFVKGKNGNPPSNYRSYFGGSAWEPIPGTDKYYLHMFAKEQPDLNWENPTVKQKIYDMVNWWLNKGVAGFRIDAIINIKKDTAFPSFPPDGNDGLAAVSKMIDEVSGVGELLEELKEHTFAKQDAFTVAEVFNMKEDELREFVGESGHFSTMFDFSAECVAGNRTWLDTSPVDFHALRNAVFASQLKCQDICFLANIIENHDEPRGASRFLPDYAQNEAGVKMLATVNLLLRGIPFLYQGQEIGMRNCPMGSIEDYDDIGTKNQYTAALADGVSAEDALNACFHKSRDNARTPMQWCSSVNSGFTSGKPWLKVNPNYTEINVAEQTGRADSVLNYYRRLIALHKSDRWKEVFTEGRFAPAYQDQPSVFAYYRKVGDTCVLVAANFGVDSVTLPLIAPAEELLLKNMEAVKSIGTNLLLPSCSSAVIAF
- a CDS encoding helix-turn-helix domain-containing protein, with protein sequence MENKQSLKEQTPHGTVSFPFASYRWNGENRLDVTLHWHNEAEIIFLHEGAFEMNVNMQTYRVEAPAMLFLMPEEIHSLRLVRGLRESAFVFDLKMLSFENFDAVQYKIIHPLIENQIQFPRLVQANSPVWNQLAAAYLHALYASEKEGIGACLQVKAGLYQMIACLYEQNCFQQESRPKKNDTYQIETIKKVLTFLRGSYSQKITVEDAAKIAGMNPQYFCRYFRKMTGCTLTAYLNTIRVEHAKQLLLETDSKVIDIAACCGYENIGYFIKRFQDMAGMPPSAFRKQAKRSK